In Streptomyces sp. NBC_00448, the following are encoded in one genomic region:
- a CDS encoding outer membrane protein assembly factor BamB family protein: MTDHASLSRRRLLQAGGALGLAAAAESVLAGRADAATAGRPRTTVTDLGPGLVQFSLMSGLLVGDTVYVGSRNLDPACVVGFDRSTRKVVAHTPIDAEPEPSIQALAADPTGRYLYVGVLLKADQGGPNLFRWDLTTPDQPAVAVGRTEDRDIRDLAVAPDGTVYAVGGLPGKAPALWEYDPATGAVTNLGVPDPNATLARAVAASQDTVFFGAGSILAGGGGASRASLFAYDRAARTFASVVPKEMEQDPSMRELAVMGDQLVVSTSGAVEPGKIAVMELEDLSSYTLVTTQSDTIKSFTWDDDRVYFATESGVQAYTKADRTIAPVAFSGPDLGEIWGLDHIDGDLEVVSGYGFVAEIDLAAKTSVVTDLLAAGAPASPQLGMGIAAGGGYVYVGGNGGVARHDRRTGEVVNLLVPGEAKDAEVIRGSLYTGQYDAQGIWRYDPAARNAQPHQVANFPSQQNRPLDTSWDLADQLLLVAVQSDTEGGGALWTYSPRTGKSASYVNPIDDVQMVRAVANEGGVAYLGGDNAAAGGPTPAVVAVDPVTGRERWRIDPRQPAGVAALAVQGRYLYGLGRKGGLFVIDVRTRTLVHTADVSAVCTGFAAMVVNRGTVYGVSDTTLFRVHPRTFAVSTVVAGINGAWYSGPHVNAEGGLLYTLRDRNLVEVDDRPAR, from the coding sequence ATGACCGACCACGCTTCCCTGAGCAGGCGCCGACTGCTGCAGGCCGGCGGCGCGTTGGGGCTGGCGGCAGCCGCGGAGTCCGTCCTCGCCGGCCGGGCCGACGCCGCGACCGCCGGGCGGCCCCGGACGACGGTGACCGACCTGGGCCCGGGCCTCGTCCAGTTCTCGCTGATGAGCGGGCTGCTGGTCGGCGACACCGTCTACGTCGGGTCACGCAACCTGGACCCCGCCTGCGTGGTCGGGTTCGACCGGTCGACCCGGAAGGTGGTGGCGCACACCCCCATCGACGCCGAACCCGAGCCCTCCATCCAGGCGCTCGCGGCCGACCCCACCGGCCGCTACCTCTACGTCGGCGTCCTGCTCAAGGCCGACCAGGGCGGGCCGAACCTCTTCCGCTGGGACCTCACGACGCCGGACCAGCCCGCGGTCGCCGTCGGCCGGACCGAGGACCGGGACATCCGCGATCTCGCGGTCGCCCCCGACGGCACCGTCTACGCGGTGGGCGGCCTGCCGGGCAAGGCGCCCGCCCTGTGGGAGTACGACCCGGCCACCGGCGCCGTCACCAACCTCGGCGTCCCCGACCCGAACGCGACCCTGGCCAGGGCGGTCGCGGCCTCGCAGGACACCGTCTTCTTCGGCGCGGGCAGCATCCTCGCCGGCGGGGGCGGCGCGAGCCGCGCGTCGCTGTTCGCCTACGACCGGGCGGCGCGCACCTTCGCGTCGGTCGTGCCCAAGGAGATGGAGCAGGACCCCAGCATGCGGGAACTGGCCGTCATGGGGGACCAGTTGGTGGTCAGCACCTCGGGCGCCGTGGAGCCGGGGAAGATCGCCGTGATGGAACTGGAGGACCTGTCCTCCTACACTCTGGTGACCACGCAGAGCGACACCATCAAGTCGTTCACCTGGGACGACGACCGGGTCTACTTCGCCACCGAGTCCGGGGTGCAGGCGTACACGAAGGCGGACCGGACGATCGCGCCCGTCGCGTTCTCCGGGCCCGACCTCGGCGAGATCTGGGGCCTGGACCACATCGACGGGGACCTGGAGGTCGTCTCGGGCTACGGCTTCGTCGCCGAGATCGACCTGGCGGCGAAGACGTCCGTGGTCACCGACCTGCTGGCGGCCGGCGCGCCCGCCAGCCCGCAACTGGGCATGGGCATCGCGGCCGGCGGCGGGTACGTCTACGTCGGCGGCAACGGCGGCGTCGCCCGGCACGACCGGAGGACCGGGGAGGTCGTCAACCTTCTGGTGCCCGGCGAGGCCAAGGACGCCGAGGTGATCCGGGGCAGCCTGTACACCGGCCAGTACGACGCGCAGGGCATCTGGCGGTACGACCCCGCCGCCCGGAACGCGCAGCCGCACCAGGTCGCGAACTTCCCCAGCCAGCAGAACCGCCCGCTGGACACGTCCTGGGACCTGGCCGACCAACTGCTCCTGGTGGCCGTGCAGTCCGACACCGAGGGCGGCGGCGCCCTGTGGACGTACTCGCCGAGGACCGGGAAGTCGGCCTCCTACGTCAACCCGATCGACGACGTCCAGATGGTCCGGGCGGTGGCGAACGAGGGCGGCGTCGCGTACCTGGGCGGCGACAACGCGGCCGCCGGGGGACCGACTCCCGCCGTCGTCGCCGTCGATCCGGTGACCGGGCGGGAGCGGTGGCGGATCGACCCGCGGCAGCCCGCGGGGGTGGCCGCGCTCGCCGTGCAGGGCCGGTACCTGTACGGACTGGGCAGGAAGGGCGGGCTGTTCGTCATCGACGTCAGGACCCGCACGCTGGTGCACACCGCCGATGTGAGCGCCGTGTGCACGGGGTTCGCCGCCATGGTCGTCAACCGCGGCACGGTCTACGGCGTTTCGGACACGACGCTCTTCCGCGTCCACCCGCGGACGTTCGCGGTCAGCACCGTGGTCGCCGGCATCAACGGCGCCTGGTACAGCGGCCCGCACGTCAACGCCGAGGGCGGTCTGCTCTACACCCTGCGCGACCGCAACCTCGTCGAGGTCGACGACCGGCCGGCCCGCTGA
- a CDS encoding ABC transporter substrate-binding protein, with the protein MFRSRLAALACSVAALGLLVTGCGNSDGGGSAAGKDTGKVTFWSFVKGSDKVAAAFNRTHPGIKVSFESMPSGQEYYSKLTNAVRAGTVPDVAVVEYPQLPQFATQGMLESLPGSLGSLVRTDFPASVQRLVQLGGSTWGVPRDAAPLMLYYRKDFFADHKISVPTTWDQYRDMTQQVKKSDPKARGGVFYTDDPSLFTGLAWQAGARWFGTDKDAWKVSLDDAASRKVADFWGDLARKDLVSSLSSLDPFWTSVQQNRTVAYVCASWCAGSQQATVADQAGKWSVAPVPTWDGKPASGMYGGSSFVIPKGAKNSAAAAEFIKWITTDPQGMKAWVSGGTSSMFPADPKLVPVTKAAFPTTYFGGQDVYAVAGESYDAVKPGWTWGPDMGTTNTAIVDQLPKVAEGKANLFDVLKGAQQDTVKDIQHRGMKLAP; encoded by the coding sequence ATGTTTCGTAGCCGACTGGCAGCCCTGGCCTGCTCCGTCGCGGCACTCGGCCTGCTCGTCACGGGATGCGGGAACTCGGACGGCGGCGGGTCCGCGGCGGGCAAGGACACCGGGAAGGTCACCTTCTGGTCCTTCGTCAAGGGCTCCGACAAGGTCGCCGCGGCATTCAACCGGACCCACCCGGGCATCAAGGTGAGCTTCGAGTCGATGCCCTCGGGCCAGGAGTACTACTCCAAGCTCACGAACGCGGTCCGGGCCGGCACCGTCCCGGACGTCGCGGTGGTGGAGTACCCCCAACTGCCGCAGTTCGCCACCCAGGGCATGCTGGAGAGCCTGCCCGGGTCGCTCGGCTCGCTGGTCAGGACCGACTTCCCGGCCTCCGTCCAGCGGCTGGTCCAACTGGGCGGCAGCACCTGGGGCGTTCCCCGTGACGCGGCGCCGCTGATGCTCTACTACCGCAAGGACTTCTTCGCGGACCACAAGATCTCCGTCCCCACCACGTGGGACCAGTACCGGGACATGACGCAGCAGGTCAAGAAGTCCGATCCGAAGGCCCGCGGCGGCGTGTTCTACACCGACGACCCCAGCCTGTTCACCGGCCTCGCCTGGCAGGCCGGTGCGCGGTGGTTCGGCACGGACAAGGACGCCTGGAAGGTGTCGCTCGACGACGCGGCCTCCCGCAAGGTGGCCGACTTCTGGGGCGACCTCGCCCGCAAGGACCTGGTCAGCTCGCTGAGTTCGCTCGACCCGTTCTGGACCAGCGTGCAGCAGAACCGCACCGTCGCCTACGTCTGCGCGAGCTGGTGCGCGGGCTCCCAGCAGGCGACCGTCGCCGACCAGGCCGGCAAGTGGTCGGTGGCACCGGTCCCGACCTGGGACGGCAAGCCGGCCTCCGGCATGTACGGCGGCTCGTCGTTCGTCATCCCCAAGGGCGCCAAGAACAGCGCGGCCGCGGCGGAGTTCATCAAGTGGATCACCACCGACCCGCAGGGCATGAAGGCGTGGGTCTCCGGCGGCACCAGCAGCATGTTCCCCGCCGACCCCAAGCTCGTACCGGTCACCAAGGCGGCCTTCCCCACGACCTACTTCGGCGGCCAGGACGTGTACGCGGTGGCCGGCGAGTCCTACGACGCCGTCAAGCCGGGCTGGACGTGGGGACCCGACATGGGCACCACGAACACGGCCATCGTCGACCAGCTCCCGAAGGTCGCCGAGGGCAAGGCGAACCTCTTCGACGTCCTCAAGGGCGCGCAGCAGGACACCGTCAAGGACATCCAGCACCGCGGGATGAAGCTCGCCCCGTAG
- a CDS encoding heparin lyase I family protein, producing MTKLRKMSTTFCAGVLLAPVLLCHAARAAEGTTTCAGAAATGPTATEILQVNYESGTLDSGVPGLTTTHATAPDASAVVQPGHDSSYAVQHKVTLGDPGYVSDGAPRSESATDQLKNGQFDVGDVQRYEFSVLLKDWQPYTAGDSDTGDIVFQGKYGGAQPPAFYLMTKRNAIAFRSPQMDRQSTVVPDFRPYVDQWMNFRVDASWTTDDTGYFRVSVQLPGQCDYVPEAAWENIRTYQPADPADHGYLKWGLYRPSESIANGDVPTRIVEHDDIRVFDLS from the coding sequence ATGACCAAGCTGCGCAAGATGTCGACCACGTTCTGCGCGGGAGTCCTGCTGGCTCCCGTCCTGCTGTGCCATGCCGCGCGGGCCGCCGAGGGAACGACCACGTGCGCCGGCGCCGCGGCCACCGGACCCACCGCCACCGAGATCCTGCAGGTGAACTACGAGAGCGGCACCCTGGATTCGGGAGTGCCGGGCCTGACCACCACGCACGCCACGGCCCCCGACGCCTCCGCTGTCGTGCAGCCAGGACACGACAGCTCATACGCGGTCCAGCACAAGGTGACGCTCGGCGACCCGGGATACGTCTCCGACGGCGCCCCGCGCAGCGAGAGCGCCACCGACCAGCTGAAGAACGGGCAGTTCGACGTCGGCGACGTGCAGCGCTACGAGTTCAGCGTGCTGCTCAAGGACTGGCAGCCGTACACGGCGGGCGACAGCGACACGGGCGACATCGTCTTCCAGGGCAAGTACGGGGGCGCCCAGCCCCCGGCGTTCTACCTGATGACGAAGCGCAACGCGATCGCGTTCAGGTCGCCGCAGATGGACCGGCAGTCGACCGTGGTGCCCGACTTCCGCCCCTACGTCGACCAGTGGATGAACTTCCGGGTGGACGCGAGCTGGACCACCGACGACACCGGCTACTTCAGGGTCTCCGTGCAGCTCCCGGGCCAGTGCGACTACGTCCCGGAAGCCGCGTGGGAGAACATCCGCACGTATCAGCCCGCGGACCCGGCCGACCACGGCTACCTCAAGTGGGGCCTGTACCGGCCGTCGGAGTCGATCGCGAACGGCGACGTCCCCACGCGGATCGTCGAGCACGACGACATCCGCGTCTTCGACCTGTCGTGA
- a CDS encoding alpha-N-acetylglucosaminidase TIM-barrel domain-containing protein, with protein MIAGIRSPYRRALAALSVLAAGAALIAVPGTAVAAAAPATATTASSAAAPHAAPASSPALTSASDASASDASAMASAHDALVRLLGKAHAAQVDLRRLSGGTDRYRVEALGGHLTVSGTTPATALRGFGTYLHDVVHADFSLNGDQAHLPARLPLPKAPLTGDAVVAHRFALNDTNEGYSGPYMTWTQWQHRIDVLALDGINEVLVYEGQDAVYEQTFEKFGYTAAEMRSWIPQPGHQSWWMLQNLCCLGSPIPQELIDSRAALGRQITSRLRSLGMTPVLPGYYGTVPPDFAQKNAGAHTIAQGTWNGLKRPDWLDPTGADFTAVAAEFYQAQTRLFGPSTMYKMDLLHEGGQAGDVDIPDASRAVQDALEKAHPDAIWAILGWENNPLQATLTAVDQSKMLVVDGNSDQPNITDRDHDFDGVPYAFGTIWNFGGHTNLGTSLTTWNTKFHQWLARPGTALNGIAMMPEAIDNNPAAVEFFSDLAWEPTAVDVHPWFADYATARYGGSDPHATAAWSILADTVYSWPATNDTKHVTGVYELQPSLTRSGGSVGYDPAQLRLALGDLLAVRPSLRTSTAYRYDVVDLARQVLANDGRTLLPKIRTAYSAQDRSLFEQLTGTFTGEMKLLDQLLGTDGNFLFGSWQADAAAQAGSPAEAAALQYDARSLLTQWSKTGVIQDYAAREWNGLVGDYYLPRWQKYFDGLDQSLRTGEPAPAIDWIAVAEQWDEKTTQYRSTPAGDAHALAERVADLPSGTLALDSAQSGAAPRGTVRVTATFVNSNPVRAAGQPDFVLRAPAGYRVRPVSGPASTTVPTNGTASRSWDVTIPASATPTTVAQLSARVTWASGSAHGSATAGSGVLVAGPVSDPYRTTATTPLTVAQSGSTLALAGGGADQYKGSDEYGTVYRPGLLADRTSVTTQVRAQGDSAPYARAGLVISSDLAAPGSGGYATLAVTPEHGCMLSWDSDGDGRLDHYLEDDGLTAPAYVRISRSGDTVTGACSTDGTNWAVVGSATVPGMSPAEDAGVDFSAVNQNTHQSGYAVFQGLTVSAYAPRDTSGDPVVSVGRPATALSSEAGSPPSAADDGDRTDKQYWGGVIGDAGTWWQVDLGSNQRLSSVNVRTYVDGKRYYTYLLEGSTDGTHWFSLGGKLSTAVAADSGDSYATDAQARYVRVVGLSNSANGTFHLSEVTVRAAAD; from the coding sequence GTGATCGCCGGCATCCGCAGTCCCTACCGCCGGGCGCTCGCCGCCCTGTCCGTGCTGGCCGCGGGCGCGGCGCTCATCGCCGTGCCGGGTACCGCCGTGGCGGCTGCCGCGCCGGCCACCGCCACGACCGCCTCCTCCGCCGCCGCTCCCCACGCCGCCCCCGCCTCCTCCCCCGCTCTCACCTCCGCTTCGGACGCCTCCGCCTCCGACGCCTCCGCCATGGCGTCGGCCCACGACGCGCTGGTCCGCCTGCTCGGCAAGGCGCACGCCGCCCAGGTCGACCTCCGCCGGCTGTCCGGCGGCACCGACCGCTACCGGGTCGAGGCGCTGGGCGGCCACCTGACCGTCAGCGGCACCACCCCGGCGACCGCGCTGCGCGGCTTCGGCACGTATCTGCACGACGTCGTGCACGCGGACTTCTCGCTCAACGGCGACCAGGCGCACCTCCCGGCGCGCCTCCCGCTCCCCAAGGCTCCGCTCACCGGTGACGCCGTCGTGGCCCACCGGTTCGCGCTCAACGACACGAACGAGGGGTACAGCGGCCCGTACATGACGTGGACCCAGTGGCAGCACCGGATCGACGTGCTCGCGCTGGACGGGATCAACGAAGTCCTGGTCTACGAGGGCCAGGACGCGGTGTACGAGCAGACCTTCGAGAAGTTCGGCTACACCGCGGCCGAGATGCGCTCGTGGATTCCGCAACCCGGTCACCAGTCGTGGTGGATGCTGCAGAACCTGTGCTGCCTCGGCAGCCCGATCCCCCAGGAGCTGATCGACTCCCGCGCCGCGCTCGGCCGGCAGATCACCTCCCGGCTCCGCTCGCTCGGCATGACCCCCGTCCTGCCCGGCTACTACGGCACCGTGCCACCGGACTTCGCGCAGAAGAACGCCGGCGCGCACACCATCGCGCAGGGCACCTGGAACGGCCTGAAGCGGCCGGACTGGCTCGACCCCACCGGTGCGGACTTCACCGCCGTGGCCGCGGAGTTCTACCAGGCGCAGACCCGGCTCTTCGGTCCGAGCACGATGTACAAGATGGACCTGCTGCACGAGGGCGGCCAGGCCGGCGACGTGGACATCCCGGACGCCTCCCGCGCCGTGCAGGACGCCCTGGAGAAGGCCCACCCCGACGCGATCTGGGCCATCCTGGGCTGGGAGAACAACCCGTTGCAGGCCACCCTCACCGCGGTCGACCAGTCCAAGATGCTCGTCGTGGACGGCAACTCCGACCAGCCGAACATCACCGACCGGGACCACGACTTCGACGGGGTGCCCTACGCCTTCGGCACCATCTGGAACTTCGGCGGCCACACCAACCTCGGCACCAGCCTGACCACATGGAACACCAAGTTCCACCAGTGGCTCGCCCGGCCGGGCACGGCGCTGAACGGGATCGCGATGATGCCCGAGGCCATCGACAACAACCCCGCGGCCGTGGAGTTCTTCTCCGACCTGGCCTGGGAGCCGACCGCGGTCGACGTCCACCCGTGGTTCGCCGACTACGCCACCGCCCGGTACGGCGGGAGTGACCCGCACGCGACCGCCGCCTGGAGCATCCTGGCCGACACCGTCTACTCCTGGCCGGCCACCAATGACACCAAACACGTCACCGGCGTCTACGAGTTGCAGCCGTCGCTGACCAGGAGCGGCGGCTCGGTGGGCTACGACCCCGCGCAACTGCGCTTGGCGCTGGGCGACTTGCTCGCGGTGCGCCCGTCGCTGCGGACGAGCACCGCGTACCGCTACGACGTCGTCGACCTCGCCCGGCAGGTGCTCGCCAACGACGGGCGGACCCTGCTGCCGAAGATCCGCACCGCCTACTCCGCCCAGGACCGTTCGCTCTTCGAGCAGTTGACCGGCACGTTCACCGGCGAGATGAAGCTCCTCGACCAACTGCTCGGCACCGACGGCAACTTCCTCTTCGGCTCCTGGCAGGCGGACGCCGCGGCGCAGGCCGGTTCGCCGGCCGAGGCGGCGGCGCTGCAGTACGACGCGCGCTCCCTGCTCACCCAGTGGTCGAAGACCGGCGTGATCCAGGACTACGCCGCCCGCGAGTGGAACGGCCTGGTCGGCGACTACTACCTGCCGCGGTGGCAGAAGTACTTCGACGGCCTCGACCAGTCGCTGCGCACCGGCGAACCGGCGCCGGCCATCGACTGGATCGCCGTCGCCGAGCAGTGGGACGAGAAGACCACGCAGTACCGCAGCACGCCGGCCGGCGACGCGCACGCCCTCGCCGAACGGGTCGCCGACCTCCCCTCGGGCACCCTGGCGCTCGACTCGGCGCAGTCGGGTGCGGCCCCGCGCGGCACCGTCCGGGTGACGGCGACCTTCGTGAACAGCAACCCGGTGCGCGCCGCCGGGCAGCCGGACTTCGTCCTGCGGGCGCCGGCCGGGTACCGCGTGCGGCCGGTCAGCGGGCCGGCCTCGACCACCGTGCCCACGAACGGTACGGCGAGCCGGAGTTGGGACGTGACGATCCCCGCGAGCGCCACCCCCACGACGGTGGCGCAACTGTCCGCCCGGGTCACCTGGGCCTCGGGCAGCGCGCACGGCTCGGCCACGGCCGGCAGCGGCGTGCTCGTCGCCGGACCCGTGTCCGACCCGTACCGCACCACCGCCACCACACCGTTGACGGTGGCCCAGAGCGGGTCCACGCTCGCCCTCGCCGGGGGCGGCGCCGACCAGTACAAGGGCTCCGACGAGTACGGCACCGTCTACCGCCCCGGGCTCCTCGCCGACCGCACGTCGGTGACGACGCAGGTGCGGGCGCAGGGCGACAGCGCGCCCTACGCCCGGGCCGGCCTGGTGATCTCCTCCGACCTGGCCGCGCCGGGCTCCGGCGGGTACGCGACGCTGGCGGTCACTCCGGAGCACGGCTGCATGCTGAGTTGGGACTCCGACGGGGACGGCCGGCTCGACCACTACCTCGAGGACGACGGGCTCACCGCCCCCGCGTACGTCCGGATCAGCCGGTCCGGCGACACGGTCACCGGGGCGTGCAGCACCGACGGCACGAACTGGGCGGTCGTCGGATCGGCGACGGTGCCCGGCATGAGCCCGGCCGAGGACGCGGGCGTGGACTTCTCGGCGGTCAACCAGAACACCCACCAGAGCGGTTACGCCGTCTTCCAGGGCCTGACCGTCTCCGCCTACGCGCCGCGCGACACCTCAGGGGACCCGGTGGTGAGCGTCGGCCGGCCCGCGACCGCGCTCTCCTCCGAGGCGGGCAGCCCGCCGTCGGCGGCCGACGACGGCGACCGGACCGACAAGCAGTACTGGGGCGGGGTGATCGGCGACGCCGGCACCTGGTGGCAGGTCGACCTCGGCTCGAACCAGCGGCTCTCGTCGGTGAACGTGCGCACCTACGTGGACGGAAAGCGGTACTACACCTACCTGTTGGAGGGAAGCACGGACGGCACGCACTGGTTCTCGCTCGGCGGTAAACTCTCGACTGCGGTGGCCGCCGACTCCGGGGACAGCTACGCGACGGACGCCCAGGCCCGCTACGTACGGGTGGTCGGCCTGTCCAACTCGGCCAACGGCACGTTCCACCTGAGCGAGGTGACCGTGCGAGCCGCCGCCGACTGA
- a CDS encoding ROK family transcriptional regulator: MTHGATGTAVLRELNRIAVLDAVRRAVPVPLRIAEIADRTGLARPTVRQAVDLLIERAWLVAVPGTEDRSVGRPATRFALDGRSRPVLGIDVGPHRVTAVVAEVSGRRLATVRKVVGRSRAADVLSAMDAAVRSALAEAGVDAGSVAAAAAGSPGLIDAATGTVELAPSVAGWPSLAIVERVRAVVPCAVHLENNANLAALALARAQDDPDGTLLAVQWGERLGAGIVIDGRLHRGTRSAAGEIGFIGEGARLVTAGGRGELESRLSSEAIGRRGVEAAAAHPRSVLATQIAAGTDPAAAVFTAATRRDRAALAVVDDIAGTFARAIAPVVLALAPGAVVIGGGVARAGPVLADAIAAHLAERVLVCPRVSLSALAEDAVVSGAIQLCTDEVWAAALT; the protein is encoded by the coding sequence GTGACGCACGGCGCCACCGGCACCGCCGTACTGCGCGAGCTCAACCGCATCGCGGTGCTCGACGCGGTACGGCGGGCCGTGCCGGTGCCGTTGCGCATCGCCGAGATCGCCGACCGCACCGGGCTGGCCCGGCCCACCGTGCGGCAGGCCGTCGACCTGCTGATCGAGCGGGCATGGCTGGTCGCCGTACCGGGCACCGAGGACCGCTCGGTCGGCCGGCCGGCCACGCGCTTCGCGCTCGACGGCCGGTCTCGTCCCGTGCTCGGGATCGACGTGGGGCCGCACCGGGTCACCGCGGTGGTGGCCGAGGTCAGCGGGCGCCGTCTGGCGACGGTCCGCAAGGTCGTCGGCCGGTCGCGCGCGGCCGACGTCCTGTCCGCGATGGACGCCGCCGTACGGTCCGCGCTCGCCGAGGCGGGGGTCGACGCCGGGTCGGTGGCCGCGGCCGCGGCGGGTTCGCCGGGGCTGATCGACGCCGCGACCGGCACGGTGGAACTCGCGCCGAGCGTCGCGGGCTGGCCGTCACTGGCGATCGTGGAGCGGGTACGGGCCGTCGTGCCCTGCGCCGTACATCTGGAGAACAACGCCAACCTCGCCGCGCTCGCGCTGGCCCGCGCCCAGGACGACCCGGACGGGACGCTGCTGGCCGTCCAGTGGGGTGAGCGCCTCGGCGCCGGGATCGTGATCGACGGCCGGCTGCACCGGGGGACGCGGAGCGCCGCGGGCGAGATCGGGTTCATCGGGGAGGGCGCCCGCCTGGTCACGGCGGGCGGGCGCGGCGAGTTGGAGAGCCGGCTGTCGTCCGAGGCGATCGGCCGGCGCGGTGTCGAGGCGGCCGCCGCGCACCCCCGGTCCGTCCTCGCCACGCAGATCGCGGCCGGTACCGACCCGGCCGCCGCCGTCTTCACCGCGGCCACCCGCCGCGACCGGGCCGCGCTCGCCGTCGTCGACGACATCGCGGGCACCTTCGCCAGGGCGATCGCCCCCGTCGTCCTCGCCCTCGCGCCCGGCGCGGTCGTGATCGGCGGCGGGGTGGCCCGGGCGGGCCCGGTGCTGGCCGACGCCATCGCCGCGCATCTCGCCGAGCGCGTCCTGGTCTGCCCCCGGGTCTCCCTGTCCGCGCTCGCCGAGGACGCGGTCGTCTCCGGCGCCATCCAGCTGTGCACCGACGAGGTCTGGGCCGCCGCGCTGACCTGA
- a CDS encoding substrate-binding domain-containing protein, with protein sequence MLAEERREAILRAVERQGSITVKELAAEMGVSAVTLRQDVRELAGRGLLTRVHGGARALAPAEPPAATAPTASTALTAGPAPAGERHAVGLVVPPGGYYYAEVIRGVQNAARPLGVRVVLAVSGESLAENQEQVRQLLAGGVDSLLLMLHSGLRPLDEAEEWLSGLGTPAVLVERRVGLRAGQLEQVASDHAYGAALAVRHLAGLGHDKVALVARVESPNTPLLSAGYADAVAAIGLTPWPEYLIDTSGDATAADARFEEVVRAVEAGEVKAALVHNDIDAIALVGILRARGLRVPEDLALVTYDDEVAELSDVPLTAVAPPKQAVGAWALDLALRRRADPSAPLAEILLRPQLRVRASCGADRQAGA encoded by the coding sequence GTGTTGGCTGAGGAACGGCGTGAGGCGATTCTGCGTGCTGTGGAGCGCCAGGGTTCGATCACCGTGAAGGAACTCGCGGCGGAGATGGGCGTCTCCGCCGTCACGCTGCGCCAGGACGTACGGGAACTCGCCGGCCGCGGACTGCTCACGCGCGTGCACGGCGGTGCGAGGGCGCTGGCCCCGGCCGAGCCACCCGCCGCCACCGCTCCCACCGCATCCACCGCACTCACCGCGGGCCCGGCGCCGGCCGGTGAACGGCACGCCGTCGGGCTGGTGGTGCCGCCGGGCGGCTACTACTACGCCGAGGTGATCCGCGGCGTCCAGAACGCGGCCCGCCCGCTCGGCGTCCGCGTCGTGCTGGCGGTCTCCGGGGAGTCGCTGGCGGAGAACCAGGAACAGGTGCGCCAGCTCCTGGCCGGCGGCGTCGACAGCCTGCTGCTGATGCTGCACTCGGGGCTGCGCCCGCTGGACGAGGCCGAGGAGTGGCTGAGCGGCCTGGGCACACCGGCCGTGCTCGTGGAGCGCCGGGTGGGGCTGCGGGCCGGGCAGTTGGAGCAGGTGGCCTCCGACCACGCCTACGGCGCGGCCCTGGCGGTGCGCCACCTCGCCGGGCTCGGCCACGACAAGGTGGCCCTGGTGGCCCGGGTGGAGAGCCCCAACACCCCGCTGCTCAGCGCCGGTTACGCCGACGCCGTGGCGGCGATCGGGCTGACGCCGTGGCCGGAGTACCTCATCGACACCAGCGGTGACGCCACCGCGGCCGACGCGCGCTTCGAGGAGGTGGTGCGGGCGGTGGAAGCCGGTGAGGTCAAGGCGGCGCTGGTGCACAACGACATCGACGCCATCGCCCTCGTGGGCATCCTGCGCGCGCGGGGACTGCGGGTGCCGGAGGACCTGGCGCTGGTCACCTACGACGACGAGGTGGCCGAGTTGAGCGATGTGCCGCTGACCGCGGTGGCCCCGCCCAAGCAGGCGGTGGGGGCGTGGGCCCTGGACCTCGCGCTGCGCCGCCGGGCCGACCCTTCCGCGCCGCTCGCCGAGATCCTGCTCCGCCCGCAGCTGCGGGTGCGGGCCTCCTGCGGTGCCGACCGGCAGGCCGGCGCCTGA